The region CAATCCCTTTACTGGTAAGCATTCGTGAGCCCTTTTCATCGGTAACATGTCCGGATTCTATTAATGAGGCGCGAGCGGTACGAAAATATTTACGGATTGTGTCGGAATCCGTTTTTTTGCCCTTCCGTTGTGTATAGGCTTTGACGAAAGCGGCCTGCCACTCCCGATCAGTGGCCTTAACGCCAAGATGTCCCAGAGTCTGCCCGGCAAGGACTGCTTTGGCGTCAAGGTCTGTGCCCGTAGATTCTGGATTTTTTGTCGTGTCATATTCTGGAACACACGATGTTACGATCTCCCCGTTGTCGTCTGCCCCAAGCTCTACCTCTGACAGTTCAAACTTGAGCTGCGCGGGCCGACGACCGTCCTTCATTTTGCCGAAACTAAGGTACCCGTCATGGCAGCGCATCACAAAATCCATTGCAGCAAACAGGGCCGACGACCCGCGCATACGTGACGTATCGTTTCCGGTGTGGTGAATGATTATGGCGCTGCTGCCCGGAAAAGCGCGCCGGAGGGCGTCAACCTGGTTGGTCCATCCCTGCACAATATGGGCTGCGTTCTCGTCACCTTCAATATGCCGGGCGAGTGTGTCAACAACGATCAGTCGAATAGGTCGGCCGCATTGGGCTTGAAACGCATGGGCCGCCTCTATGAGGTCTTCCGTTGTTGCTGGGTTCAGTGGCATCGGGTGACTTGTGACTGTGATTTGGTTGCAAGGGTCAAGCTCTCGATCATGCTGCCAAGCGGAAAACCTCTGATGCTGGCCGGAATGTGCTTCTCCCCACAGATACAGCACGGCACCCTGCTGGCATTGGTGCCCGGCCCATGTGCTGCCTGTTGCGACAGAACATGCCAAATCAACACCGATGAAGGTTTTACCCGATCCAGAAGGACCGAACAATACGCCGGTGGTGTCCTGCCGGATCAGGTTCCCGATCAGCGGCCGGGCTTGAAGTGGCTCCTTCATAATCTCTGCAAGAGGCACTAATAATCGTGGGCGGGCCTGGTGGGTGGTCATGCCTTGTGTAGGGCTGGCTGGCCGTGGGGCGGTGGCCGCCTTCGTCCGGCTCGGAGGTGGTTGCGTGCTAACACGATATTCAGGCCGCTCGCCAGTCATGAGGAAGTGCACAAGGTCAGATTTTTTGGCCTGGATCGCTCCTGTGCCTTTCCAGCCATTGCCCCGCACCAGTTTCCGCAGCTCGTCCACCTTCAACGTGTCCAGATAGGTGGCTTTGAATTTACGGTTCGTCTCGGGATTGATTGGAATTGGAGGGCTGCTCATCTGGTACCCCCTTGGCGATGGGCCTTGATCTTCTCGCCGATGAACCGGCATGCGGCAACAAACGACTGAACAGGTACGCCACGGTTGCCGGTGTAGTCCATGCAAGAGTGGTCCAGGGCTTCCGACCACGGGAAAACTGCATCTAATTCAGACGTGCCGGGCCGGGGGGCGAAGGTGCAGGTGAAGCCGTTTGCCAGTAAATAGGCTACAAGATTCCGGTCTTTTATTGTCTTGGTCATGGTCATGGTTACACCTCCATGGCTACCCTGGACGGCACCTTGCAAGGCCGCCCCCGTCGTTTGCCTTCGCCCGGTACGGCTACCGGCAAAGGTTGGTCAACCGTTTGGAGAGACTGTAGCCAGCAAAGCAGTTCCGACAATCTCCAACCGACAGCGCCGGGGCCGATTTGGACCCTTTTGGGCACTCGGCCTGCCTGCTCGTCCCGCCACCAACTCACCTTACTGCGGCCTGTTATCAGTCTGCGTTCCTGTTCCCTTACAATGCGATCTGTTTCCATGCGTGCTCCAAGATTAGGTAACCAAAAAAGCCTGCACTGATCCCCCTCCGGTTTGGAGAAGATCAACGCAGGCCCACGATGATTCCGGCCGGGCATGGCCGGGGTCGTTTGGTACCTGATTTTATTTGTCGGAGCCCGCGTCCACCGTCATACGTCTGCTGCTGATGACGGCCTTCGAACCACCTAAACGCTGGACAGCTAGCCCATACGCTTCAACCATCTTTGTTGTTGTCGGTATCCGTACAAGCGACTTGGAATAAGTGGCTAAACGTCCATTCTGTATGTTGCATATAACTGTGCCCGTGATATCGGACTTTTTACGACAGAAATATTCGTAGCAAGGGACTAATACTTCCCTGACCAGTTTTTTTTCCTCATTAGTGGCATTGTGGTTTTGCAGCCCGCCCTGGTTAAATTTGAGTTCGACCTTCGCGCATGAGCGCCCTCCTGCAATCGCGATAGCGATTTTTTCCAAGGTGTTGTGCTCGAGTATCCGATGTTTTTCTTGGGCCGACGTCATGAATAAGAAAATACACCACGTTTCAAATGAAATCAATAAATTTATTCAAGTAAATCAATCTGTTATAACTATCGTTGTTTATGGGGAAATCGAGGGTGTGGATGCTTTATGCTAATTTTCGTTTCGCTCTCTCGGTTCCCAGGTCAACTACCTTCTCTCCGGCCAGAATAATTTTCAATCTCCTTTCCAGTGCCTCCAGCGCCA is a window of Geobacter sp. FeAm09 DNA encoding:
- a CDS encoding AAA family ATPase, encoding MSSPPIPINPETNRKFKATYLDTLKVDELRKLVRGNGWKGTGAIQAKKSDLVHFLMTGERPEYRVSTQPPPSRTKAATAPRPASPTQGMTTHQARPRLLVPLAEIMKEPLQARPLIGNLIRQDTTGVLFGPSGSGKTFIGVDLACSVATGSTWAGHQCQQGAVLYLWGEAHSGQHQRFSAWQHDRELDPCNQITVTSHPMPLNPATTEDLIEAAHAFQAQCGRPIRLIVVDTLARHIEGDENAAHIVQGWTNQVDALRRAFPGSSAIIIHHTGNDTSRMRGSSALFAAMDFVMRCHDGYLSFGKMKDGRRPAQLKFELSEVELGADDNGEIVTSCVPEYDTTKNPESTGTDLDAKAVLAGQTLGHLGVKATDREWQAAFVKAYTQRKGKKTDSDTIRKYFRTARASLIESGHVTDEKGSRMLTSKGIAAFLKTDDQRKNPD
- a CDS encoding helix-turn-helix transcriptional regulator; translated protein: MPGRNHRGPALIFSKPEGDQCRLFWLPNLGARMETDRIVREQERRLITGRSKVSWWRDEQAGRVPKRVQIGPGAVGWRLSELLCWLQSLQTVDQPLPVAVPGEGKRRGRPCKVPSRVAMEV